The Populus trichocarpa isolate Nisqually-1 chromosome 2, P.trichocarpa_v4.1, whole genome shotgun sequence genome has a window encoding:
- the LOC7480042 gene encoding cyclin-U3-1 isoform X2 — translation MEDLSPDTGSADSEIYQTLGLKVLRKGVFKVPRVLMLLSSLLERSVQKNEILMEKTQIKDVVTIFHGLRPPPVSIQQYVDRIFKYSACSPSCFVVAHVYVDRFLQQTDIHLTSLNVHRLLITSVMIAAKFVDDAFFNNAYYARVGGVSKEELNRLEMKFLFSIDFRLQVNVNTFGKYCYRLEKESSDGLQIERPIQACRIKESWSSKDDSTTCASTIAR, via the exons ATGGAAGATCTTTCACCTGATACTGGAAGTGCAGACTCGGAAATATACCAAACTTTGGGGCTTAAGGTATTAAGAAAAGGAGTTTTCAAAGTTCCTAGGGTTTTAATGCTTCTTTCTTCACTTCTTGAGAGGTCTGTTCAGAAAAACGAAATTCTAATGGAGAAAACACAGATCAAAGATGTTGTTACAATATTTCATGGTTTAAGACCACCTCCTGTAAGCATTCAGCAATATGTTGATCGCATCTTCAAGTACTCTGCCTGCAGCCCTTCCTGCTTTGTTGTTGCACACGTGTACGTGGATAGATTTCTCCAGCAAACAGATATTCATTTAACCTCCCTTAATGTTCACCGGCTCCTGATTACAAGTGTAATGATAGCAGCAAAGTTTGTAGATGATGC ATTCTTTAACAATGCGTACTATGCCAGAGTTGGAGGAGTAAGCAAAGAAGAATTGAACAGGTTGGAAATGAAGTTTTTGTTTAGTATAGATTTCAGACTTCAAGTAAATGTCAATACATTTGGAAAATATTGTTATCGGTTGGAAAAAGAGTCTTCTGATGGGCTTCAGATAGAACGGCCAATCCAAGCatgtagaatcaaagaaagttGGTCAAGCAAAGATGATTCAACCACTTGTGCTTCCACGATTGCAAGATGA
- the LOC7480042 gene encoding cyclin-U3-1 isoform X1: MNQDSQYSLSFSLLCSVYLLRQRETSPQEFYMEDLSPDTGSADSEIYQTLGLKVLRKGVFKVPRVLMLLSSLLERSVQKNEILMEKTQIKDVVTIFHGLRPPPVSIQQYVDRIFKYSACSPSCFVVAHVYVDRFLQQTDIHLTSLNVHRLLITSVMIAAKFVDDAFFNNAYYARVGGVSKEELNRLEMKFLFSIDFRLQVNVNTFGKYCYRLEKESSDGLQIERPIQACRIKESWSSKDDSTTCASTIAR, from the exons ATGAATCAAGATTCACagtactctctctctttctctcttctgtGTTCAGTGTATCTACTTCGTCAAAGAGAAACATCTCCTCAAGAATTCT ATATGGAAGATCTTTCACCTGATACTGGAAGTGCAGACTCGGAAATATACCAAACTTTGGGGCTTAAGGTATTAAGAAAAGGAGTTTTCAAAGTTCCTAGGGTTTTAATGCTTCTTTCTTCACTTCTTGAGAGGTCTGTTCAGAAAAACGAAATTCTAATGGAGAAAACACAGATCAAAGATGTTGTTACAATATTTCATGGTTTAAGACCACCTCCTGTAAGCATTCAGCAATATGTTGATCGCATCTTCAAGTACTCTGCCTGCAGCCCTTCCTGCTTTGTTGTTGCACACGTGTACGTGGATAGATTTCTCCAGCAAACAGATATTCATTTAACCTCCCTTAATGTTCACCGGCTCCTGATTACAAGTGTAATGATAGCAGCAAAGTTTGTAGATGATGC ATTCTTTAACAATGCGTACTATGCCAGAGTTGGAGGAGTAAGCAAAGAAGAATTGAACAGGTTGGAAATGAAGTTTTTGTTTAGTATAGATTTCAGACTTCAAGTAAATGTCAATACATTTGGAAAATATTGTTATCGGTTGGAAAAAGAGTCTTCTGATGGGCTTCAGATAGAACGGCCAATCCAAGCatgtagaatcaaagaaagttGGTCAAGCAAAGATGATTCAACCACTTGTGCTTCCACGATTGCAAGATGA